From marine bacterium B5-7, one genomic window encodes:
- the der gene encoding GTPase Der — MQPIIALVGRPNVGKSTLFNALTRTRQALVYDMPGVTRDRQYGHARLGELPVILIDTGGIQSAENDMEVSMMAQVQLAIEEADVLLFLVDARFGVHPDDQDIAKQLRQTGKPVILVANKTDGLDADVASSEFYALGLGQPVSIAASHRRGLQPLSEVVFAALPEETAQDDEFNDDSIKVAIVGRPNAGKSTLVNRILGEERVVVLDMPGTTRDSIYIPFTHQEQAYTLIDTAGVRRRGKVKEVVEKFSVSKTLKAIEDAHVVVYLLDAQREISEQDLHLLDFTLQAGRCLVLAVNKWDHLPIEQRDQIKREIDRRLGFVDFAEQYFISALHGTNVGCLFKAIKLTYRAAMQKLSTSQLTDTLKLATQQHQPPIAGKFRIKLRYAHSGGHNPQIIVVHGKQTEKLADSYKRYLIGFFRKRFKLQGCPIRLLFQTDDNPFAK, encoded by the coding sequence ATGCAACCAATCATCGCGCTAGTGGGGCGGCCTAACGTAGGTAAATCCACACTTTTTAATGCCTTGACGCGTACGCGTCAGGCGCTCGTTTACGACATGCCAGGCGTCACACGTGACCGCCAGTATGGCCATGCACGCTTGGGCGAGTTGCCCGTCATTCTGATTGATACCGGTGGTATACAATCGGCTGAGAATGATATGGAAGTCTCCATGATGGCGCAGGTTCAATTAGCGATTGAAGAAGCGGATGTTTTATTATTTTTAGTCGATGCACGTTTTGGTGTGCACCCGGATGATCAAGATATTGCAAAACAACTTCGCCAAACGGGTAAGCCGGTGATTTTGGTCGCCAACAAAACGGACGGGCTTGATGCGGATGTGGCGAGTAGTGAATTCTACGCTTTAGGTCTGGGGCAGCCCGTTTCGATTGCCGCCTCACATCGTCGCGGCTTACAGCCTTTAAGTGAGGTGGTTTTTGCAGCCTTACCTGAAGAAACTGCGCAAGATGACGAGTTCAATGATGACAGCATTAAAGTCGCAATTGTTGGGCGGCCTAATGCGGGAAAATCGACTTTAGTCAATCGGATTCTCGGTGAAGAACGCGTGGTGGTTTTGGATATGCCGGGCACAACACGTGATAGTATTTATATTCCGTTTACTCATCAAGAACAAGCCTATACCTTAATCGATACGGCTGGTGTGCGTCGTCGCGGAAAAGTAAAAGAAGTCGTTGAGAAATTCTCAGTGTCAAAAACTTTAAAAGCGATTGAAGATGCGCATGTGGTCGTGTATTTGTTAGATGCTCAACGAGAAATATCGGAACAAGATTTACATTTATTAGATTTTACGCTGCAAGCCGGACGCTGTTTGGTTTTAGCGGTGAATAAATGGGACCATTTGCCTATTGAACAGCGCGATCAAATTAAACGAGAGATCGACCGACGTTTAGGTTTTGTCGACTTTGCAGAGCAATATTTTATTTCTGCTTTGCATGGGACGAATGTCGGGTGTTTGTTTAAGGCAATTAAGTTAACTTACCGTGCTGCAATGCAGAAGCTCTCAACTTCACAATTAACGGATACTTTAAAGTTAGCGACACAACAACATCAACCGCCGATTGCTGGTAAATTCCGTATTAAATTACGTTATGCGCATAGCGGTGGACATAATCCACAGATTATTGTGGTGCATGGTAAGCAAACAGAAAAGTTGGCAGATTCTTATAAACGCTACTTGATTGGTTTTTTCCGGAAGCGCTTTAAGCTTCAAGGCTGTCCGATTCGTCTGTTATTCCAGACAGATGATAATCCGTTTGCTAAGTAG